A stretch of Mustela nigripes isolate SB6536 chromosome 6, MUSNIG.SB6536, whole genome shotgun sequence DNA encodes these proteins:
- the CHADL gene encoding chondroadherin-like protein → MWDPRAARAHPSLPAGPALAVPAGLSTILSPEPAPGRRPCNSSRLSHHCPPLLHLGLRLGCPQCLPFSPVPAARPAGPTGGLPRHPGWTGSARRGGMEGPQSISLLLLLLLLPLGPAWHVAAQRCPQMCICDNPRRHVACRHQNFTEVPNAIPELTQRLDLQGSKLKVIPAAAFRDLPHLTHLDLRHCGVELVAEGAFRGLGRLLLLNLASNRLSSLPQEALDGLGSLQRLELEGNRLEELRPGTFGALGALATLNLAHNALVYLPAMAFQGLTRMRWLRLAHNALSVLAPEALAGLPALRRLSLHHNELQALPGPALAQARALARLELGHNPFTYVGEEDGLALPGLRELMLDHGALQALDARAFARCPRLRSLDLRGNQLAALPPLRGPGQLRRLRLQGNPLWCGCEARPLLEWLARARVRSDGTCRGPRRLGGEALDALRPADLRCPGDRAEEEEEAEWQAAARLRGPPGNPQEADGAARPCPRACVCAAESRHSGCESRGLWAVPRGFPSDTQLLDLRRNHFSSVPPAAFPGLGRLVSLHLQHCGLTELAAGALAGLGSLIYLYLSDNQLSGLSAAALEGAPRLGYLYLERNRFGQVPGAALRALPGLFSLHLQSNVVDRLEPGDLTGLPALRWLYLSGNRITQVSPGAIGPAPELEKLHLDRNQLQAVPTGALEGLPALLELQLSGNPLGGLADGAFRPVGGSLQHLFLNDSGLEQISPRAFLGLGPRLRSLHLQKNQLQAIPALPHLSQLELIDLSGNPFHCDCQLLPLHRWLMGLNLRVGATCATPPSAHGQRVKAATAVFETCPGWAARKAKWMPAPRSSARRTPMKG, encoded by the exons ATGTGGGACCCACGGGCTGCCCGGGCACACCCCTCCCTGCCAGCCGGCCCAGCCCTGGCTGTCCCAGCCGGGCTCTCCACGATCCTGAGCCCTGAGCCGGCTCCGGGCAGGAGGCCCTGTAACTCCAGCCGCCTCTCCCACCACTGCCCGCCCCTCCTTCATCTCGGCCTCAGGCTGGGCTGCCCACAATGCCTCCCATTCAGCCCCGTCCCCGCTGCCAGGCCTGCGGGCCCGACAGGGGGGCTCCCGCGGCATCCCGGCTGGACTGGCAGTGCAAGGCGAGGCGGCATGGAGGG gccccagagcatctccctgctgctgctgcttctgctgctgccacTGGGCCCAGCCTGGCACGTAGCTGCCCAGCGCTGCCCACAGATGTGCATTTGCGACAATCCCAGACGGCATGTCGCCTGTCGGCACCAGAACTTCACTGAGGTGCCAAACGCCATCCCTGAG CTGACTCAGAGGCTGGACCTCCAAGGCAGCAAGCTGAAGGTGATCCCCGCAGCGGCCTTCCGGGATCTGCCCCACCTGACACATCTGGACCTGCGCCACTGCGGGGTGGAGCTGGTGGCCGAGGGCGCCTTCCGCGGCCTGGGCCGCCTGCTCCTGCTCAACCTGGCCTCCAACCGCCTCAGCTCGCTGCCGCAGGAGGCCCTGGATGGGCTGGGCTCGCTGCAGCGGCTGGAGCTCGAGGGCAACCGGCTGGAGGAGCTGCGGCCGGGGACGTTCGGGGCGCTGGGGGCGCTGGCCACGCTGAACCTGGCCCACAACGCGCTGGTCTACCTGCCGGCCATGGCCTTCCAGGGGCTGACGCGCATGCGCTGGCTGCGGCTGGCCCACAACGCGCTCAGCGTGCTGGCCCCCGAGGCCCTGGCCGGCCTGCCCGCCCTGCGCCGGCTCAGCCTGCACCACAACGAGCTGCAGGCCCTGCCCGGGCCCGCCCTGGCCCAGGCCCGCGCCCTGGCCCGCCTCGAGCTGGGCCACAACCCGTTCACCTACGTGGGCGAGGAGGACGGGCTGGCGCTGCCCGGCCTGCGGGAGCTGATGCTGGACCACGGCGCCCTGCAGGCCCTGGACGCCAGGGCCTTCGCCCGCTGCCCGCGCCTGCGCAGCCTGGACCTCCGCGGGAACCAGCTGGCCGCGCTGCCCCCGCTGCGGGGCCCGGGCCAGCTGCGCCGGCTGCGGCTGCAGGGCAACCCTCTGTGGTGCGGCTGTGAGGCCCGGCCGCTGCTCGAGTGGCTGGCGCGGGCGCGGGTGCGCTCGGACGGCACGTGCCGGGGGCCGCGGCGCCTGGGAGGGGAGGCCCTGGACGCCCTGAGGCCCGCGGACCTGCGCTGCCCCGGGGAcagggcggaggaggaggaggaggccgagTGGCAGGCGGCGGCGCGGCTCCGCGGCCCTCCTGGCAACCCCCAGGAGGCCGACGGGGCCGCCCGGCCCTGCCCGCGCGCCTGCGTGTGCGCCGCCGAGTCCCGGCACAGCGGCTGCGAGAGCCGGGGCCTGTGGGCCGTGCCCCGCGGCTTCCCCAGCGACACGCAGCTCCTGGACCTGAGGCGGAACCACTTCTCGTCGGTGCCGCCCGCGGCCTTCCCGGGCCTGGGCCGGCTCGTGTCGCTGCACCTGCAGCACTGCGGCCTCACCGAGCTGGCGGCGGGCGCCCTGGCGGGGCTGGGCAGCCTGATCTACCTCTACCTGTCGGACAACCAGCTCTCCGGCCTCAGCGCTGCCGCCCTCGAGGGGGCCCCGCGCCTTGGCTACCTGTACCTGGAGCGCAACCGCTTCGGCCAAGTGCCCGGGGCCGCCCTGCGCGCCCTGCCCGGCCTGTTTTCCCTGCACTTGCAGAGCAACGTCGTGGACCGCCTGGAACCCGGGGACCTGACGGGCCTGCCCGCCTTGCGCTGGCTCTACCTGAGCGGCAACCGCATCACCCAAGTGTCCCCTGGGGCGATAGGCCCAGCTCCGGAGCTGGAGAAGCTGCACCTGGACAGGAACCAGCTGCAAGCGGTGCCCACGGGGGCCTTGGAGGGGctgcctgccctcctggagctgcAGCTCTCCGGGAACCCGCTCGGAGGCCTGGCAGATGGGGCCTTCCGGCCCGTGGGCGGGTCACTGCAGCACCTTTTCCTGAACGACAGCGGCCTGGAGCAG ATTTCTCCCAGGGCCTTTCTGGGTCTGGGGCCGCGGCTGAGGAGCCTGCACCTGCAGAAGAACCAGCTGCAGGCCATACCCGCCCTGCCCCATCTCAGCCAGCTGGAGCTCATCGACCTCAGCGGCAACCCCTTCCACTGTGACTGCCAGCTGCTCCCGCTGCACAG GTGGCTCATGGGGCTGAACCTGCGTGTGGGAGCCACCTGTGCTACCCCTCCCAGTGCCCATGGCCAGAGGGTGAAGGCTGCAACTGCTGTCTTTGAAACCTGCCCAGGCTGGGCTGCCAGGAAGGCCAAGTGGATGCCCGCCCCCAGGTCCAGTGCCAGGAGAACCCCCATGAAGGGCTGA